A region from the Benincasa hispida cultivar B227 chromosome 8, ASM972705v1, whole genome shotgun sequence genome encodes:
- the LOC120082727 gene encoding transcription factor PIF7-like isoform X1, whose amino-acid sequence MCCLRERKRKKRAYMSHCVVPKWNLSHERQEQVEEEEEKRSFHVPAEKNHHSTTTKPLVPFYQQMTKQGVTELTWQNGQLALNGIDGLQPIVPPKPTWNRTNDTLESVVNQAKLQTQGPNLIQQGEPLVHTGRTLAPSGANGKWVERGNQEPPARKRTRSTSDYAGKNVSTSNNNNNSNTIQVDYGDHSVCGSASAAFCRDNDTTLMTWASFDSPRSLKTKSIDEDSACHVESENQEEEQDTKRVANRAHSARRSRAAAIHNQSERRRRDRINEKMKALQKLVPNASKTDKASMLDEVIEYLKQLQAQVQFMSVRSMQQMIMPIGMQQQLQMSLLARMGMGVGLGMGMGMLDMSGIARSAPQALPPLIHPTSVPATPPAFVPPHFLLPPAIPRQDPTQAKPATNGSVDPFSAFLAQTMNMDIYNKMAAFYRQQVNQTTNAMSSPTQSNNVQGN is encoded by the exons ATGTGTTGcttgagagaaagaaagagaaaaaagagagccTACATGAGTCATTGTGTAGTTCCAAAATGGAATCTGAGCCACGAAAGACAAGAGCAAGtcgaagaagaggaagaaaagagatCCTTTCACGTGCCTGCTGAGAAGAATCATCACAGTACCACCACTAAACCTCTTGTCCCCTTCTACCAGCAAAT GACAAAGCAAGGAGTTACAGAACTAACCTGGCAAAATGGGCAACTCGCTCTGAATGGGATTGATGGGCTGCAGCCAATAGTCCCACCAAAGCCCACATGGAACCGAACCAATGATACGTTGGAGTCCGTAGTCAATCAAGCCAAACTCCAAACCCAAGGCCCAAATCTGATCCAGCAAGGTGAGCCACTGGTCCATACTGGCCGCACCCTCGCACCCTCCGGCGCCAATGGGAAATGGGTTGAGAGAGGCAACCAAGAACCGCCGGCGAGGAAAAGAACACGATCGACTTCCGATTATGCTGGGAAAAATGTCAGCACAagcaataataacaacaacagcAACACTATACAAGTGGACTATGGCGATCACAGTGTGTGTGGAAGTGCGAGTGCAGCGTTTTGTAGGGATAATGACACTACTTTGATGACATGGGCTTCCTTTGATTCTCCTCGAAGCTTGAAAACCAAATCCATTGATGAAGATTCTGCTTGTCATGTTGAATCG GAAAATCAAGAGGAAGAACAAGATACGAAGCGTGTAGCGAATCGCGCTCATTCAGCTAGACGAAGTCGAGCAGCTGCTATACATAATCAATCAGAACGG AGGAGGAGAGACAGAATTAATGAGAAGATGAAAGCTCTGCAGAAGTTGGTGCCAAATGCAAGCAAG ACTGATAAAGCTTCCATGCTTGATGAGGTGATTGAATACTTGAAGCAACTTCAAGCACAAGTTCAGTTCATGAGTGTGAGGAGTATGCAACAAATGATAATGCCTATAGGAATGCAGCAACAACTTCAAATGTCGCTTCTAGCGCGTATGGGCATGGGGGTCGGTCTAGGCATGGGAATGGGGATGCTTGACATGAGCGGTATAGCACGTTCGGCCCCGCAGGCGCTTCCTCCTCTCATCCATCCTACATCAGTTCCTGCTACACCTCCCGCATTTGTTCCGCCCCACTTCTTGTTACCCCCTGCAATTCCAAGGCAGGATCCAACACAAGCCAAGCCTGCCACCAATGGCTCTGTTGATCCATTTTCTGCCTTTCTAGCACAA ACAATGAATATGGATATCTACAACAAAATGGCAGCATTCTATCGCCAACAAGTTAATCAGACAACAAATGCAATGAGCAGCCCAACACAGTCAAACAATGTGCAAGGAAATTAG
- the LOC120082727 gene encoding transcription factor PIF7-like isoform X2: MKVVLLQLKHILSTPIWTKQGVTELTWQNGQLALNGIDGLQPIVPPKPTWNRTNDTLESVVNQAKLQTQGPNLIQQGEPLVHTGRTLAPSGANGKWVERGNQEPPARKRTRSTSDYAGKNVSTSNNNNNSNTIQVDYGDHSVCGSASAAFCRDNDTTLMTWASFDSPRSLKTKSIDEDSACHVESENQEEEQDTKRVANRAHSARRSRAAAIHNQSERRRRDRINEKMKALQKLVPNASKTDKASMLDEVIEYLKQLQAQVQFMSVRSMQQMIMPIGMQQQLQMSLLARMGMGVGLGMGMGMLDMSGIARSAPQALPPLIHPTSVPATPPAFVPPHFLLPPAIPRQDPTQAKPATNGSVDPFSAFLAQTMNMDIYNKMAAFYRQQVNQTTNAMSSPTQSNNVQGN; encoded by the exons ATGAAAGTTGTATTACTTCAACTTAAACACATCTTAAGTACACCCATTTG GACAAAGCAAGGAGTTACAGAACTAACCTGGCAAAATGGGCAACTCGCTCTGAATGGGATTGATGGGCTGCAGCCAATAGTCCCACCAAAGCCCACATGGAACCGAACCAATGATACGTTGGAGTCCGTAGTCAATCAAGCCAAACTCCAAACCCAAGGCCCAAATCTGATCCAGCAAGGTGAGCCACTGGTCCATACTGGCCGCACCCTCGCACCCTCCGGCGCCAATGGGAAATGGGTTGAGAGAGGCAACCAAGAACCGCCGGCGAGGAAAAGAACACGATCGACTTCCGATTATGCTGGGAAAAATGTCAGCACAagcaataataacaacaacagcAACACTATACAAGTGGACTATGGCGATCACAGTGTGTGTGGAAGTGCGAGTGCAGCGTTTTGTAGGGATAATGACACTACTTTGATGACATGGGCTTCCTTTGATTCTCCTCGAAGCTTGAAAACCAAATCCATTGATGAAGATTCTGCTTGTCATGTTGAATCG GAAAATCAAGAGGAAGAACAAGATACGAAGCGTGTAGCGAATCGCGCTCATTCAGCTAGACGAAGTCGAGCAGCTGCTATACATAATCAATCAGAACGG AGGAGGAGAGACAGAATTAATGAGAAGATGAAAGCTCTGCAGAAGTTGGTGCCAAATGCAAGCAAG ACTGATAAAGCTTCCATGCTTGATGAGGTGATTGAATACTTGAAGCAACTTCAAGCACAAGTTCAGTTCATGAGTGTGAGGAGTATGCAACAAATGATAATGCCTATAGGAATGCAGCAACAACTTCAAATGTCGCTTCTAGCGCGTATGGGCATGGGGGTCGGTCTAGGCATGGGAATGGGGATGCTTGACATGAGCGGTATAGCACGTTCGGCCCCGCAGGCGCTTCCTCCTCTCATCCATCCTACATCAGTTCCTGCTACACCTCCCGCATTTGTTCCGCCCCACTTCTTGTTACCCCCTGCAATTCCAAGGCAGGATCCAACACAAGCCAAGCCTGCCACCAATGGCTCTGTTGATCCATTTTCTGCCTTTCTAGCACAA ACAATGAATATGGATATCTACAACAAAATGGCAGCATTCTATCGCCAACAAGTTAATCAGACAACAAATGCAATGAGCAGCCCAACACAGTCAAACAATGTGCAAGGAAATTAG
- the LOC120082727 gene encoding transcription factor PIF7-like isoform X3 → MTKQGVTELTWQNGQLALNGIDGLQPIVPPKPTWNRTNDTLESVVNQAKLQTQGPNLIQQGEPLVHTGRTLAPSGANGKWVERGNQEPPARKRTRSTSDYAGKNVSTSNNNNNSNTIQVDYGDHSVCGSASAAFCRDNDTTLMTWASFDSPRSLKTKSIDEDSACHVESENQEEEQDTKRVANRAHSARRSRAAAIHNQSERRRRDRINEKMKALQKLVPNASKTDKASMLDEVIEYLKQLQAQVQFMSVRSMQQMIMPIGMQQQLQMSLLARMGMGVGLGMGMGMLDMSGIARSAPQALPPLIHPTSVPATPPAFVPPHFLLPPAIPRQDPTQAKPATNGSVDPFSAFLAQTMNMDIYNKMAAFYRQQVNQTTNAMSSPTQSNNVQGN, encoded by the exons at GACAAAGCAAGGAGTTACAGAACTAACCTGGCAAAATGGGCAACTCGCTCTGAATGGGATTGATGGGCTGCAGCCAATAGTCCCACCAAAGCCCACATGGAACCGAACCAATGATACGTTGGAGTCCGTAGTCAATCAAGCCAAACTCCAAACCCAAGGCCCAAATCTGATCCAGCAAGGTGAGCCACTGGTCCATACTGGCCGCACCCTCGCACCCTCCGGCGCCAATGGGAAATGGGTTGAGAGAGGCAACCAAGAACCGCCGGCGAGGAAAAGAACACGATCGACTTCCGATTATGCTGGGAAAAATGTCAGCACAagcaataataacaacaacagcAACACTATACAAGTGGACTATGGCGATCACAGTGTGTGTGGAAGTGCGAGTGCAGCGTTTTGTAGGGATAATGACACTACTTTGATGACATGGGCTTCCTTTGATTCTCCTCGAAGCTTGAAAACCAAATCCATTGATGAAGATTCTGCTTGTCATGTTGAATCG GAAAATCAAGAGGAAGAACAAGATACGAAGCGTGTAGCGAATCGCGCTCATTCAGCTAGACGAAGTCGAGCAGCTGCTATACATAATCAATCAGAACGG AGGAGGAGAGACAGAATTAATGAGAAGATGAAAGCTCTGCAGAAGTTGGTGCCAAATGCAAGCAAG ACTGATAAAGCTTCCATGCTTGATGAGGTGATTGAATACTTGAAGCAACTTCAAGCACAAGTTCAGTTCATGAGTGTGAGGAGTATGCAACAAATGATAATGCCTATAGGAATGCAGCAACAACTTCAAATGTCGCTTCTAGCGCGTATGGGCATGGGGGTCGGTCTAGGCATGGGAATGGGGATGCTTGACATGAGCGGTATAGCACGTTCGGCCCCGCAGGCGCTTCCTCCTCTCATCCATCCTACATCAGTTCCTGCTACACCTCCCGCATTTGTTCCGCCCCACTTCTTGTTACCCCCTGCAATTCCAAGGCAGGATCCAACACAAGCCAAGCCTGCCACCAATGGCTCTGTTGATCCATTTTCTGCCTTTCTAGCACAA ACAATGAATATGGATATCTACAACAAAATGGCAGCATTCTATCGCCAACAAGTTAATCAGACAACAAATGCAATGAGCAGCCCAACACAGTCAAACAATGTGCAAGGAAATTAG
- the LOC120082729 gene encoding uncharacterized protein LOC120082729 gives METLISQRRVSFSDSGQHKKDASIKRRDGIPQKKTRSFKEDKKESKKLKWYFSNQMNEDYDSSDIELATAVASAAFAIRSQEETDLQYQKKKRESLEASISKVKSRKDNTPAFAPSITKRLSNKETTNPGQSSIKKPMEQEKKESMTGIPIPPPRRSLVPTRADVWERNKMEKINKRYHKIKASILVWENERKMRAKLHMEKKKVELEHKKALFLQYYQDNIARIDQIAGGARAQLEEKRKREENKARETANRIRSTGRLPVTCFCLQYH, from the exons ATGGAAACTTTGATTAGTCAAAGAAG AGTGAGTTTTTCGGATTCAGGACAACATAAAAAGGATGCTTCCATCAAACGTAGAGATGGAATTCCACAGAAAAAAACAAGATCCTTCAAAGAGG ATAAAAAGGAATCCAAGAAGttaaaatggtatttttcaAACCAAATGAATGAGGATTATGATTCAAGTGATATAGAGCTTGCCACTGCAGTAGCATCAGCTGCATTTGCAATTCGCTCTCAAGAAGAAACAGATTTACAATATCAGAAAAAGAAGAGGGAAAGCCTGGAAGCCTCAATATCAAAAGTTAAAAGCAGAAAAGATAACACACCTGCATTCGCTCCCAGCATAACAAAGCGATTGTCTAACAAGGAAACCACCAATCCtg GTCAATCTTCAATAAAGAAGCCAATGGAACAGGAAAAGAAGGAATCAATGACTGGAATTCCCATACCGCCACCGAGACGAAGCCTTGTACCAACTAGAGCAGATGTGTGGGAAAGAAATAAGATGGAGAAGATTAATAAAAG GTATCATAAGATAAAAGCTTCAATTCTTGTCTGGGAGAATGAGAGAAAAATGCGTGCGAAACTTCatatggaaaagaaaaag GTTGAATTGGAGCACAAAAAGGCATTGTTTCTGCAATATTACCAGGACAACATAGCACGAATTGACCAGATTGCGGGGGGAGCAAGAGCACAGCtggaagagaagagaaaaagggaagagAATAAAGCAAGAGAAACAGCAAACAGAATCAGATCAACTGGACGACTTCCTGTGACTTGTTTCTGTCTCCAGTATCACTAA